From Thalassococcus sp. S3, one genomic window encodes:
- a CDS encoding metalloregulator ArsR/SmtB family transcription factor has protein sequence MPPALQPAFRALADPTRREILVMLGRSDMTIGEVSARFQMTRAAVKKHLTVLEEGDLISVRSAGRERINSLNPNALRPVTTWLSYFDQFWDDKLANLKETIEGDPT, from the coding sequence ATGCCCCCGGCCCTGCAACCGGCCTTTCGCGCCCTGGCTGACCCCACCCGGCGCGAGATCCTCGTCATGCTCGGGCGCTCTGACATGACAATTGGAGAGGTCTCGGCCCGCTTCCAGATGACCCGGGCCGCGGTGAAAAAGCATCTCACCGTGCTGGAAGAAGGCGACCTGATCTCGGTCCGCAGTGCGGGCCGCGAGCGGATCAACAGCCTGAACCCGAACGCCCTGCGCCCTGTTACGACCTGGCTGAGTTACTTCGATCAGTTCTGGGACGACAAACTGGCCAATCTCAAAGAGACCATCGAAGGAGACCCCACATGA
- a CDS encoding SRPBCC domain-containing protein, which yields MTDTIARSDTTIRKSVFLKADKATVWAHLTDAKKLGDWFHPADKDMVEGAPFRLTSQNDGERMCWGMVEKMEPTDYMRWAFTVGPLNGIMTTVEWRLEEAPGGTRLTLTHSGLPEDAEGYSLVFNMDKGWHGFLGNLHNLAV from the coding sequence ATGACCGACACCATTGCCCGTTCCGATACGACCATCCGAAAATCCGTATTCCTGAAAGCCGACAAGGCGACGGTCTGGGCGCATCTGACCGATGCCAAGAAACTGGGAGACTGGTTCCACCCCGCCGACAAGGACATGGTGGAAGGCGCACCGTTTCGTCTCACCTCGCAAAATGACGGCGAGCGGATGTGCTGGGGCATGGTCGAGAAGATGGAGCCCACGGATTACATGCGATGGGCCTTCACCGTCGGTCCGCTCAACGGGATCATGACGACAGTCGAATGGAGGCTGGAGGAGGCTCCGGGCGGAACGCGGCTCACGCTCACCCATTCCGGCCTGCCCGAGGATGCCGAGGGTTATTCCCTCGTCTTCAACATGGACAAGGGATGGCACGGCTTTCTGGGTAATCTGCACAACCTGGCGGTCTGA
- a CDS encoding amino acid ABC transporter ATP-binding protein — MTPAVQMQKVNKFYGNFHALKDIDLTVGKGEKVVVCGPSGSGKSTMIRTINQLEEHQSGAIRINGDEIAADAPNIDDLRREVGMVFQHFNLFPHMTILENCTLAPMLSRKVPQAEAETTAMGFLEKVQIANQAQKYPGQLSGGQQQRVAIARALCMKPEILLFDEPTSALDPEMIGEVLDVMVTLAQEGMTMICVTHEMGFARKVADRVIFMDAGEIIEEDEPEAFFTTPKSARTRAFLDQVLSH; from the coding sequence ATGACACCCGCGGTGCAAATGCAGAAGGTCAATAAGTTTTACGGCAACTTTCACGCCCTCAAGGACATTGATCTGACCGTCGGCAAAGGCGAGAAGGTGGTGGTTTGCGGCCCGTCAGGCTCGGGCAAATCAACGATGATCCGGACGATCAATCAGCTGGAGGAGCATCAGTCCGGCGCCATCCGCATCAACGGGGACGAGATCGCCGCCGACGCGCCGAACATCGACGATCTGAGGCGCGAAGTCGGAATGGTGTTCCAGCACTTCAACCTTTTCCCGCACATGACGATCCTTGAGAATTGCACCCTGGCGCCAATGCTGTCGCGGAAGGTGCCGCAGGCCGAAGCCGAAACAACGGCGATGGGTTTTCTGGAAAAGGTTCAGATTGCAAATCAGGCGCAAAAGTATCCCGGCCAACTTTCGGGGGGCCAGCAACAGCGCGTTGCGATTGCCCGGGCGCTTTGCATGAAGCCCGAGATCCTCCTTTTCGATGAGCCGACCTCGGCGCTTGATCCGGAGATGATCGGCGAGGTGCTTGATGTGATGGTCACTTTGGCACAAGAGGGGATGACCATGATCTGCGTCACGCATGAGATGGGCTTTGCCCGCAAGGTTGCCGATCGCGTGATCTTCATGGATGCAGGCGAGATCATCGAGGAGGATGAACCCGAAGCCTTCTTCACCACTCCCAAAAGCGCGCGCACACGTGCGTTTCTCGATCAGGTGCTAAGCCACTGA
- a CDS encoding propionyl-CoA synthetase, giving the protein MSRYAETYARWKADPEAFWAEVATEIDWIRPAQKAFDPGSGVYGRWFEGALCNTCWNCVDRHVEAGHGARLALVHDSPVTGIVQRFTFADLLDEVSALASVLGDLGVGKGDRVIIYMPMVPEAVFAMLACARLGAIHSVVFGGFAANELATRIDDAAPKAIISASCGIETNRIVPYKPLLDEAIEIAAAKPDACLILQREALRCDLVSGRDHDYAYRVSEAREAGRRAGCVPVAATDPLYILYTSGTTGQPKGVVRDNGGHMVALKWSMSHHYGLSPGEVFWAASDVGWVVGHSYICYGPLLHGCATVLYEGKPVGTPDAGAFWRVISEHRVTALFTAPTAFRAIKKEDPEGRLIGNYDLSGFRTLFLAGERSDPATVAWAETHLNRPVIDHWWQTETGWAMSGNPVGLGALPVKHGSPGVPMPGYDIQVLDDAGHPVPAGTLGNIVIKLPLPPSGTPTLWQAEARFRSAYLEEFPGYYATSDAGIIDADGYVFIMARTDDIINVAGHRLSTGAMEEVIASHPDVAECAVVGRADPLKGQLPLGFFVTNAGVDRPEAEIERELVALVRQKIGAVAAFKTAVAVARLPKTRSGKVLRGTMQKIADRAAFKMPAAIDDPVILEEISAALLARGLLAEEPTA; this is encoded by the coding sequence ATGAGCCGCTACGCCGAGACATATGCCAGATGGAAGGCCGATCCGGAAGCCTTTTGGGCCGAAGTCGCGACCGAGATTGATTGGATCCGTCCCGCCCAGAAGGCCTTTGATCCGGGCAGTGGCGTCTATGGCCGCTGGTTCGAGGGGGCCTTGTGCAATACCTGCTGGAATTGCGTCGACCGGCATGTGGAGGCCGGTCACGGCGCGCGGCTGGCGCTTGTTCACGACAGCCCAGTTACCGGAATTGTACAACGGTTCACATTCGCGGATTTGCTCGACGAGGTGAGCGCGCTTGCCTCGGTTCTAGGCGATCTTGGCGTGGGCAAGGGCGACCGGGTGATCATTTACATGCCGATGGTGCCGGAAGCTGTCTTTGCCATGCTGGCTTGCGCAAGACTGGGTGCCATTCATTCGGTTGTCTTTGGCGGGTTTGCGGCCAACGAGCTGGCCACCCGGATTGACGATGCCGCGCCAAAGGCGATCATCTCGGCCTCTTGCGGGATCGAGACGAACAGGATCGTGCCTTACAAGCCTCTGCTGGATGAGGCCATAGAGATTGCCGCGGCCAAGCCCGATGCCTGCCTGATCCTTCAGAGAGAGGCGCTGCGGTGCGATCTCGTCTCGGGTCGTGATCACGATTATGCGTATCGTGTTTCTGAAGCGCGGGAGGCCGGACGGCGTGCCGGGTGCGTGCCGGTGGCAGCGACAGACCCCCTTTATATTCTTTACACTTCGGGCACGACCGGTCAGCCCAAAGGGGTGGTGCGGGACAATGGCGGCCATATGGTTGCCCTGAAATGGAGCATGTCGCACCATTACGGTCTTTCGCCTGGAGAGGTCTTCTGGGCGGCCTCGGATGTCGGCTGGGTCGTGGGGCATTCCTATATCTGTTACGGCCCGCTGCTGCATGGCTGTGCCACCGTGCTTTACGAAGGCAAACCCGTCGGCACACCGGATGCCGGCGCGTTCTGGCGGGTGATCAGCGAACATCGCGTTACGGCGCTTTTCACCGCGCCGACAGCCTTCCGGGCGATCAAAAAGGAAGACCCTGAGGGCCGCTTGATCGGAAACTATGATCTCAGCGGGTTTCGCACGCTCTTTCTGGCGGGTGAGCGGTCTGATCCAGCGACCGTGGCCTGGGCCGAGACGCATCTCAACCGTCCGGTCATCGACCATTGGTGGCAGACCGAGACGGGCTGGGCCATGTCGGGCAACCCCGTCGGACTGGGGGCACTCCCCGTCAAACACGGCTCGCCGGGCGTGCCGATGCCGGGCTATGACATTCAGGTGCTGGATGACGCAGGCCATCCCGTTCCCGCGGGCACGCTGGGCAACATCGTGATCAAACTGCCCTTGCCACCTTCGGGTACGCCAACGCTCTGGCAGGCCGAAGCGCGCTTCCGTTCGGCTTACCTCGAAGAGTTTCCGGGCTACTATGCCACCTCGGATGCCGGCATTATCGACGCCGATGGATACGTCTTCATCATGGCCCGCACCGATGACATCATCAACGTGGCTGGCCACCGCCTGTCGACCGGCGCGATGGAGGAGGTGATCGCAAGTCACCCCGATGTGGCGGAATGCGCCGTTGTCGGACGCGCCGATCCCCTCAAAGGCCAACTGCCGCTTGGCTTTTTTGTCACCAATGCCGGTGTCGACCGACCCGAGGCCGAGATCGAACGGGAGCTTGTGGCTCTCGTACGACAGAAGATCGGAGCGGTCGCGGCCTTCAAGACGGCTGTCGCGGTCGCACGATTGCCGAAAACACGCTCGGGCAAGGTTCTGCGCGGGACGATGCAGAAGATCGCGGATCGCGCCGCGTTCAAGATGCCAGCCGCAATCGACGACCCGGTCATTCTGGAGGAAATCAGCGCCGCGCTTCTGGCCCGTGGGCTGCTGGCCGAGGAACCGACAGCCTGA
- a CDS encoding SDR family NAD(P)-dependent oxidoreductase, producing the protein MTDTPIALVTGGAQGIGLACGQALADDGYFVVLADVKESVHDAAKELGGAGYVCDMGDVAAIGTLFDRIAADHGPVAALVNNAGIAMPGDFLSYDLDAFARVLDVNLRGVFLATQRAANMMVEAGIEGAIVNMSSINAQVAIPAIPAYCASKGGVMQLTKVAALALAPHNIRVNAVGPGSIDTEMMAGVNANPDAMKMAMSRTPLQRMGTAREIGDVVAFLCSRKASYVTGETIYVDGGRLGLNYVV; encoded by the coding sequence ATGACTGACACACCTATCGCGCTTGTCACGGGCGGCGCCCAGGGGATCGGCCTGGCCTGCGGGCAGGCCCTGGCCGATGATGGATACTTTGTGGTTCTGGCCGACGTCAAAGAGAGCGTTCACGACGCCGCCAAGGAACTGGGCGGCGCCGGTTATGTCTGCGACATGGGCGATGTGGCCGCGATCGGCACGCTCTTTGACCGGATCGCTGCGGATCACGGCCCCGTTGCCGCGCTGGTGAACAACGCAGGCATCGCGATGCCGGGTGACTTTCTCAGCTACGATCTCGACGCGTTCGCGCGGGTTCTCGATGTCAACCTGCGCGGCGTGTTCCTGGCCACGCAGCGGGCTGCGAACATGATGGTCGAGGCCGGGATCGAAGGGGCCATCGTGAACATGTCGTCCATCAACGCGCAGGTCGCCATTCCGGCAATCCCGGCCTATTGCGCCTCGAAAGGCGGGGTCATGCAATTGACTAAGGTTGCGGCACTTGCCCTTGCGCCCCACAACATCAGGGTCAATGCCGTCGGGCCAGGCTCCATCGACACCGAGATGATGGCGGGCGTCAATGCGAACCCCGACGCCATGAAAATGGCCATGTCACGCACGCCTCTACAGCGCATGGGCACCGCGCGTGAGATCGGGGATGTCGTTGCATTTCTCTGCTCGCGCAAGGCCAGCTATGTCACGGGAGAGACGATTTACGTCGATGGTGGCCGTCTTGGCCTGAACTACGTCGTCTGA
- a CDS encoding hydantoinase B/oxoprolinase family protein codes for MNPTTIDHQIMWNRLIAVVEEQATTLIRTAFSTSVREAGDLSAGLFDRQGRMMAQAVTGTPGHVNAMAESVTHFAAEITPQNTYPGDVFITNDPWLGTGHLHDITVVTPVFRNDIHIGYFACTAHVVDIGGRGFGPDGNEVYEEGLLIPITKFAERGQVQALLVQLIRANVRTPDQTVGDIYSLAACNEAGERRLQSMMEEFGINDLQDLSDFIIETSRKATHAAIAKVPDGTYAHTMQVDGYDKPVHMAVSLRIDADRLVADFEGTSGMSAFGVNVPEVYTRAYACYGLKCAIAPDVPNNTGSLDPFEITAPEGCILAAKRPAPVSVRHVLGHLVPDVVLGALHKALPGVVPAEGASALWNIQISARPLDPESGLPNREVLMFNSGGTGARPLVDGLSATAFPSGVSTMSVEATEHVGPITVWRKDLREGSGGAGALRGGLGQVIEIEARDGYEFWFNAMFDRVEHPARGRDGGAAGAAGAVELTDGTPLRSKGRQRIAPGQRLRLSLPGGGGFGDPKERARDRVAADLEAGFITSEQAKTDYGLNDQGEIDD; via the coding sequence ATGAACCCTACAACCATCGACCACCAGATCATGTGGAACCGCTTGATCGCCGTGGTGGAGGAACAGGCGACGACCCTTATCCGCACCGCGTTTTCCACTTCGGTGCGGGAGGCCGGTGATCTTTCAGCGGGTCTGTTTGATCGTCAGGGGCGGATGATGGCCCAGGCGGTGACCGGAACGCCGGGTCACGTGAATGCCATGGCCGAAAGCGTGACGCATTTCGCGGCTGAAATTACGCCGCAGAACACTTATCCGGGCGATGTCTTCATCACCAATGATCCCTGGCTCGGGACCGGACATCTACACGACATCACGGTCGTCACGCCCGTCTTTCGCAACGATATTCATATCGGTTATTTCGCTTGCACGGCCCATGTCGTCGATATCGGCGGGCGCGGGTTCGGCCCCGATGGAAACGAGGTCTACGAGGAAGGGCTGCTGATCCCGATCACCAAGTTTGCGGAGCGGGGTCAGGTGCAGGCGCTTCTGGTTCAGCTGATCCGGGCCAACGTGAGGACGCCGGACCAGACCGTGGGTGACATCTATTCGCTGGCGGCTTGCAACGAGGCTGGCGAGCGGCGGTTGCAAAGCATGATGGAAGAGTTCGGCATCAACGATCTTCAGGATCTGTCGGACTTCATCATCGAAACGTCCCGCAAGGCGACGCACGCGGCCATCGCCAAAGTTCCGGATGGCACATATGCCCACACCATGCAGGTCGACGGCTACGACAAGCCGGTGCACATGGCGGTCTCGCTTCGCATCGACGCAGACAGGCTGGTCGCCGATTTCGAGGGCACCAGCGGCATGAGCGCCTTTGGTGTGAATGTCCCCGAAGTCTATACCCGGGCCTATGCCTGTTACGGCCTGAAATGCGCCATTGCGCCTGACGTGCCCAACAACACGGGGTCGCTCGACCCGTTCGAGATTACTGCACCGGAGGGGTGCATTCTGGCGGCGAAGCGCCCGGCACCCGTTTCTGTTCGTCACGTGCTGGGGCATCTTGTGCCGGATGTGGTCCTGGGCGCGTTGCACAAGGCGCTGCCGGGTGTGGTTCCGGCTGAAGGCGCGTCCGCACTTTGGAACATCCAGATTTCCGCGCGCCCGCTGGATCCGGAAAGCGGATTACCCAATCGCGAGGTTCTGATGTTCAACTCCGGCGGGACCGGCGCGCGGCCCCTGGTCGACGGGCTGAGCGCGACGGCCTTTCCCTCCGGCGTCTCGACGATGAGTGTTGAGGCGACCGAACATGTCGGCCCGATCACGGTCTGGCGCAAGGACCTGCGCGAAGGTTCCGGTGGTGCGGGCGCCTTGCGGGGCGGCTTGGGGCAGGTGATCGAGATCGAGGCCCGCGACGGTTATGAATTCTGGTTCAACGCCATGTTCGACCGTGTCGAACATCCCGCGCGCGGACGCGATGGCGGGGCGGCGGGGGCTGCGGGCGCGGTCGAGCTGACAGATGGCACACCCTTGCGCAGCAAGGGCCGCCAACGGATCGCACCGGGCCAGCGGCTACGGCTGAGCCTGCCCGGAGGGGGCGGTTTCGGCGATCCCAAGGAACGGGCGCGCGACAGGGTTGCCGCGGACCTTGAGGCCGGTTTCATTACGTCGGAGCAGGCCAAAACGGATTACGGCCTGAACGATCAAGGAGAGATTGATGACTGA
- a CDS encoding hydantoinase/oxoprolinase family protein, with protein MTTPPIRVGVDIGGTFTDVALMHPGGLATAKVLTTYGQPEQAILDGILQAADRSGVALGEIGQVIHGTTLVTNALIERRGAHTAFITTEGFRDVIEMRSENRFEQYDLNLALPEPLVARQHRLTARERIGPDGEVLLPLDGAEVERLVASIRAGGYQAVAIGFMHAYANDNHEVRMAEALRAALPDLSISLSSVISPQMRELPRFNTVIANAYVQPQVADYLGRLVARLRETGIEASVFMLHSGGGLISVQTAAEQPVRLLESGPAGGAIFAADYARAHDLDKVLSFDMGGTTAKICLIEDGAPKTASTFEVARTYRFKKGSGMTVSTPVVEMVEIGAGGGSIASIDAMGRIQVGPRSAASEPGPACYQRGGTEPTVTDANLLLGRLDPNNFAGGAIPLSVQQSKGAMTERLAGFSEPDAAFGVTEMVDENMANAARVHTVENGREIEHFTMIAFGGGAPLHACRLCEKLGIEALLVPPGAGVGSAIGFLKAPVSYEATRGFFQRLKAFDAAAVNAALTELEEEARAFVAAGADGAETTIRLTAFMRYAGQGWEIPVSLPYRALCEDDIAMIETAFEKAYRTLFGRTIDGLEAEITNWSLVVATVLPEATQVARLGGQSHAPVAKTREFFDAALRATVQAQEILRSDMIAGASVEGPAVIVEAETSTIVTSAYRAVGQSDGSLLLIRKGERA; from the coding sequence ATGACCACTCCTCCCATCCGTGTCGGCGTTGATATCGGCGGCACATTTACCGACGTTGCCCTAATGCATCCCGGCGGACTTGCGACCGCCAAGGTGCTGACCACATACGGCCAGCCGGAACAGGCCATTCTCGATGGCATCCTGCAGGCCGCGGATCGCTCGGGCGTGGCGCTGGGCGAGATCGGCCAGGTGATCCATGGCACCACATTGGTCACGAATGCTCTGATCGAGAGGCGGGGTGCGCACACTGCCTTTATCACCACCGAAGGCTTTCGCGACGTGATCGAAATGCGGTCTGAGAACCGGTTCGAACAATATGACCTGAACCTCGCGCTGCCCGAACCGCTGGTCGCGCGGCAGCACCGCCTGACGGCGCGAGAGAGGATTGGCCCGGACGGCGAGGTGCTTCTTCCCCTGGACGGGGCCGAGGTGGAACGTCTTGTCGCTTCGATCCGGGCCGGCGGATATCAGGCGGTGGCGATCGGGTTCATGCATGCCTATGCCAACGACAATCATGAGGTGCGCATGGCAGAGGCTCTGCGCGCGGCCTTGCCGGATCTGTCGATCTCCCTGTCCTCCGTCATCTCACCGCAAATGCGGGAACTCCCGCGCTTTAACACGGTGATCGCGAATGCTTACGTTCAGCCTCAAGTCGCCGATTATCTCGGGCGGCTCGTCGCGCGGTTGCGGGAAACCGGGATCGAGGCGTCGGTTTTCATGCTGCATTCGGGCGGCGGATTGATTTCAGTTCAGACGGCGGCGGAACAACCGGTGCGCCTGCTGGAATCGGGACCTGCGGGGGGCGCAATCTTTGCCGCTGACTACGCGCGCGCGCATGACCTTGATAAGGTGCTCAGCTTCGATATGGGCGGAACGACGGCAAAGATCTGCCTGATTGAGGACGGCGCGCCCAAGACCGCGAGCACGTTCGAGGTTGCGCGTACCTATCGGTTCAAGAAAGGCTCGGGCATGACCGTGTCGACGCCGGTGGTGGAAATGGTCGAAATCGGCGCCGGCGGCGGTTCGATTGCATCCATCGACGCGATGGGCCGTATCCAGGTTGGACCCCGCTCTGCCGCGTCCGAACCCGGACCCGCCTGCTATCAGCGCGGGGGAACGGAGCCGACGGTGACCGACGCGAACCTGCTGCTGGGGCGTCTGGATCCGAACAATTTTGCGGGCGGGGCGATCCCGCTTTCGGTTCAGCAGTCGAAGGGCGCCATGACGGAACGGCTGGCCGGGTTTTCCGAACCGGACGCGGCTTTTGGCGTGACCGAAATGGTCGACGAGAACATGGCGAACGCGGCCCGGGTTCATACGGTGGAAAACGGGCGTGAAATCGAACATTTCACGATGATTGCATTCGGTGGCGGCGCCCCGCTTCATGCCTGCCGCCTGTGCGAGAAGCTGGGGATCGAAGCGCTGCTGGTGCCGCCGGGCGCCGGTGTGGGCTCGGCCATCGGCTTTCTGAAGGCGCCGGTCAGTTACGAGGCGACGCGCGGGTTTTTCCAGCGCCTCAAGGCCTTTGACGCGGCAGCGGTCAACGCCGCGCTGACGGAACTTGAAGAGGAAGCCCGGGCCTTTGTCGCGGCGGGTGCGGATGGGGCTGAGACCACCATCCGGCTTACCGCATTCATGAGATATGCAGGGCAGGGATGGGAGATCCCGGTGTCGTTGCCCTATCGCGCCTTGTGTGAAGACGATATCGCGATGATCGAAACAGCTTTCGAGAAGGCTTACCGGACGCTTTTTGGTCGGACGATAGACGGTCTGGAGGCCGAGATCACAAACTGGTCGCTTGTCGTGGCGACCGTGCTGCCCGAAGCAACACAGGTTGCCCGTCTTGGCGGACAATCCCATGCACCGGTTGCCAAGACGCGGGAGTTCTTTGACGCCGCCCTGCGCGCCACCGTGCAAGCGCAGGAGATCCTGCGCAGCGACATGATTGCAGGCGCGTCGGTCGAAGGGCCCGCGGTGATCGTAGAGGCTGAGACATCGACCATCGTGACATCGGCCTATCGGGCGGTGGGACAATCCGACGGCAGCCTTCTCTTGATCCGAAAAGGAGAGCGGGCATGA
- a CDS encoding FAD-binding oxidoreductase, whose protein sequence is MTIENPISLWDSSAQEQDYAAPFSSDGVVDVAIVGGGFTGLSTALHCAQKSLGAHVLEAHQIGYGGSGRNVGLVNAAAWLPPAKVREKLGQTYGPRFVERFGRAPEYVFSLIEQHQIRCEATRTGTIHAAHAPSGFKDLQDRHAEWQRLGEPVDLLDRSEVADLIGSDVFFGGLVDRRAGTVNPMAYCRGLARAALGAGAKISTNVRVTGLVRDGDLWIVETDQGQLKARNVVLGTNAYTDDLWPDLKQNFTMINYFQLATKPLGPDAAHILPDRQGLWDTGQIMFSLRRDAYDRLVIGSMGKIVGDVDRGLSHRWARKQIARIFPSLGPVEFEDAWHGQIAMTPDHLPRVHLLDRGIYTAIGYNGRGITTGTIFGQAMADLLTGMDPKDLPLPITDPKTVASAPVASWFYQTAFTANQILKSL, encoded by the coding sequence ATGACCATTGAAAATCCGATTTCGCTTTGGGACAGTTCGGCGCAGGAACAGGACTATGCGGCGCCTTTCTCCTCTGACGGGGTGGTTGATGTCGCGATTGTCGGCGGGGGGTTTACGGGTCTTTCGACCGCCCTGCATTGCGCCCAAAAGAGTCTTGGTGCGCATGTCTTGGAAGCGCATCAGATCGGATATGGCGGATCGGGCCGGAATGTCGGTCTTGTGAATGCAGCCGCATGGCTTCCGCCCGCGAAGGTGCGTGAGAAGCTGGGGCAGACCTATGGGCCGCGTTTTGTCGAACGGTTCGGACGGGCCCCTGAATACGTCTTTTCGCTGATCGAACAGCATCAGATCCGCTGCGAGGCGACCCGGACCGGCACGATCCATGCCGCACATGCGCCCAGCGGGTTCAAGGATCTGCAGGACCGACATGCCGAGTGGCAGCGCCTGGGTGAGCCCGTGGATCTTCTTGATCGCTCGGAGGTGGCCGATCTGATCGGATCCGACGTTTTTTTCGGCGGCCTCGTCGATCGCCGGGCCGGAACGGTTAACCCGATGGCCTATTGCCGGGGGCTGGCAAGGGCGGCGCTGGGCGCGGGGGCGAAGATCAGCACCAACGTGCGCGTCACAGGGCTGGTCAGGGACGGCGATCTGTGGATTGTCGAGACGGATCAGGGTCAGCTCAAGGCCCGCAATGTCGTTTTGGGCACCAATGCCTACACGGATGATTTGTGGCCGGATCTGAAGCAGAACTTCACGATGATCAATTATTTCCAACTGGCCACCAAACCGCTGGGGCCGGATGCCGCGCATATCCTGCCTGACCGACAGGGGCTGTGGGACACGGGCCAGATCATGTTCAGCCTGCGCCGCGACGCCTATGACCGGCTGGTGATCGGATCCATGGGCAAGATTGTCGGTGACGTGGATCGCGGCCTGTCGCATCGCTGGGCGCGCAAGCAGATCGCGCGGATTTTCCCGTCGCTAGGCCCGGTGGAGTTTGAGGATGCCTGGCACGGGCAGATTGCGATGACGCCCGATCATCTGCCGCGCGTTCATCTGCTGGATCGTGGGATTTATACGGCAATCGGTTACAACGGTCGCGGAATTACCACGGGGACGATCTTTGGGCAGGCAATGGCGGATTTGCTGACAGGTATGGATCCCAAGGACTTGCCCCTGCCGATCACGGATCCCAAGACTGTCGCCAGCGCCCCGGTGGCGTCGTGGTTCTACCAGACCGCCTTTACCGCAAATCAGATCCTCAAGAGCCTGTAG
- a CDS encoding rhodanese-like domain-containing protein, whose protein sequence is MAELKTTAAEMVAAARARIEEVETKDLIAMHDDPDVVVVDIRDVRERQRSGFIPGSFHAPRGMIEFWVDPDSPYYKDVFGQEGKKYVFHCASGWRSALTVATLQDMGFDAAHLKEGFSTWEKQGGPVDFPDQKD, encoded by the coding sequence ATGGCAGAACTCAAAACGACCGCGGCCGAGATGGTTGCCGCCGCGCGCGCCCGAATCGAGGAAGTCGAAACTAAAGACCTGATCGCGATGCATGACGATCCCGATGTTGTCGTCGTCGACATAAGAGACGTCCGGGAAAGACAGCGGAGCGGTTTCATTCCCGGTAGCTTTCACGCCCCTCGTGGCATGATAGAGTTCTGGGTCGATCCTGACAGCCCCTATTACAAGGACGTCTTTGGCCAGGAGGGCAAGAAATACGTCTTTCACTGCGCCTCAGGCTGGCGCTCGGCCCTGACGGTGGCCACGCTGCAGGACATGGGCTTTGACGCGGCCCATCTGAAAGAAGGGTTTTCGACCTGGGAGAAGCAGGGCGGCCCCGTTGATTTCCCAGATCAGAAGGACTGA
- a CDS encoding IclR family transcriptional regulator: MTDAIAKPPKVDSTLSKGLAILENLAAAQRGKGVTELSKELGLTKSNTFRLLQTLTTLGYVKHGDDKTYSATLKTWQVGRASVETLNLRALAGPEMSFLAQKTGETIYLAVLEGLNVIYIDKIESQKPIRSWNPVGGMAPIHCVGTGKSILAANYETLRDKVAGKLTRHTNRTLTTLKALDADMAETQARGYAFDTGEFRDRILSFGAAVLLPNGEAIGAIGASLPDINLPENGASWIGGLVQEAAESVSSKLARS, translated from the coding sequence ATGACTGACGCCATTGCCAAGCCTCCGAAGGTCGATTCGACCTTGTCCAAAGGTCTTGCGATCCTCGAAAACCTGGCGGCTGCACAACGCGGCAAAGGGGTCACGGAGCTGTCCAAGGAGCTTGGGCTGACCAAATCCAACACGTTTCGTCTGCTCCAGACCCTCACGACGCTGGGCTATGTCAAACACGGGGACGACAAGACATATTCGGCGACACTGAAAACCTGGCAGGTCGGGCGCGCGTCGGTCGAGACGCTGAACCTGAGGGCATTGGCGGGTCCCGAGATGAGCTTTCTCGCGCAAAAGACGGGCGAGACGATCTATCTGGCCGTGCTGGAGGGCCTGAACGTCATCTACATCGACAAGATCGAGAGCCAAAAGCCGATCCGGTCCTGGAACCCTGTGGGTGGCATGGCCCCGATCCATTGCGTTGGGACCGGCAAATCCATTCTCGCGGCGAACTACGAGACATTGCGAGACAAGGTCGCAGGCAAGCTGACGCGACATACCAACCGAACCCTCACGACGCTCAAGGCGCTGGATGCCGACATGGCCGAGACGCAAGCACGCGGCTACGCGTTCGATACCGGCGAATTTCGCGACAGGATCCTGAGTTTCGGCGCTGCGGTCCTTTTGCCCAACGGGGAAGCGATTGGTGCCATCGGGGCATCCTTGCCCGATATCAACCTGCCGGAGAACGGTGCCTCGTGGATCGGCGGCCTCGTCCAGGAGGCAGCCGAAAGCGTTTCGTCGAAATTGGCGCGGAGCTGA